Part of the Chelmon rostratus isolate fCheRos1 chromosome 10, fCheRos1.pri, whole genome shotgun sequence genome is shown below.
ACCATCAGCTATATATATAAGGACGAGGAGGTGAAATAGCTGAATAGGCTGCCAGagagcttgttttctctcctaaaaatggacaaaatggCTTAAATTTCATTGCCCCTGCGCCGtatctttctgctgctgcacattcaCATTTCCATACTTTGCTTTTAATGGTGCAACATAATGTATATGTACAATATTTTGATATTGCATGATGAGATGTTAATGTCTTGCATGCCTTCTGTCGTTTCCCAGCAGACGTTTGGAGGAGAGGCTTTTGTTCAGCTACACAGATGAACAACAGGAAGGAGGACATGGAGATCGCCTCTCACTACCGTCAGCTCCTCAGAGAGCTCAATGAGCAGAGGCAGCACGGCATCCTCTGCGACGCCTGTGTCATTGTGGACGGAAAGATCTTCAAGGCCCATAAGAACGTCCTCCTGGGCTCCTCGCGCTACTTCAAGACTCTTTACTGCCAGGTAAGGGACTGCTACACTTGGTAAGACGGTCAAGGGAGTCTGTGAAGTACTTGGTTTTAGCTCAGATTATTGTagttttcttctgtgtgttttctcgcTGATAAAGCAATGACGTTGTGTTATCCTGCATGAGATgaacaaacaagaaaactcTCATATGAACACTCTTTCAGGTTAAAAAGGGGGCAGAGCCTCACCACCAGACTACTGTCACTCACCTGGACATCGTCACAGCGACAGGCTTCAAAGCCATCCTGGACTTCATGTACTCTGCGCACCTCGCCCTCACCAGTAAGAACGTGATCGAGGTCATGTCAGCCGCCAGCTACCTGCAGATGACAGACATTGTCCAGGCCTGCCACAGCTTCATCAAGGCCGCGCTGGATATCAGCATCCGCTCCGAGATGGCTGACGAGCTGGCCGACTTTGAGATGggagctgttgctgctgcaggcataggtggaggtggaggaggcggaggaggcgTGGGTATACCAGGAGCAGGGGGTGTTGTGGGAGCGGGcataggaggaggaggaggaggaggaggaggcataGTGGGCATGGCTTCTGAAGCCCTGGCCTCCATCATGTCAGGTCGCAGCACCTCGCCTTGGCTGGCACGCCGGACCAGCCCAGCCAACTCCTCTGGGGACTCGGCAATCGCCAGCTGCCACGAGGGAGGCAGCACGTATGGCAAGGAGGACCAAGAGCCCCCCAAGAGCCACGAAAGCCAGGAGGAAGCCTGCCACGACTCCCAGCCCGCCTGGCCGCACGACTACAGGCCTGTCACAGTCAAAGAGGAACAGGTgtcccccgcctcctcctctcatccccgGGACACTCCCAGGGGGGCAGCCCAGAGCCAGGGGGAACAAGGGGCTGGaggggctgctggaggaggtgtAGAAGGGCCCTGGCAACCCCTATCGGGGTCAGGGCGgaggaagaacaggaagaacAAGGACACAGTCAGACATATTACCCAGCAGGCCGAGAGGAACTGGGACAGAGAGcgggacagggagagagacagggacagtaGGCCTGGATCTCCGCTGCCCTCCATGCTGGCTGTGGCTGGATGGAACTACAACGGACAGGAAATCCCAGGTAAGGCTGACAAACCTGCGTCTTTGGAAAGTGCTACTGCGTATTTTTATCTGATAGAGACAAAAACCGACAGTGCAGTTGATTCGGGTCATCTCATGAAAGCAAGCCATGCATTCTGAGGTCTAAATCGTGGCTTTATAGTTGATTTGTTGGTTAGATCATTAGTTTAGTGTCACAACAACAGGTGGAACTCGGACGTCTGAAAATTGAAAGGATGGACACGGGCCAAAAGAAAGCACATCTGCACTTCTATCTTAGAAAGGGCTTTGCGGTGCTGATTTGATGACTTTGAGGCTTTAGAGTTTCCCAGAGTTGCTGCAGTTTCGTAATGTTGGCATCTAGCTAGTTATCCAGTCATGTAATTAGTAAGTGACTGGTGAGATAATAAGATTAGGTTAGATAATTAGGTGAGAGCGATGTCTAACACTCAACTACAGTAGAATCTAATTTGTCTGTGCTTCTCTTATAAAAAGACGCTTTCTAACCAGTAgggctgcagctgcatgcaaGTGCTCAAACTGCTTTGTTGACTTTTGTTGAACTCAAGTTCAACAGAGTGTTCATGATGCTTTACAGTACATATGCACTTAATACTTTGAATCCTGCATGGATATTTCAATACACGTCAGCCATCCGCACAGTTTACTAGTATAAAATgacctcttttcctcctccggGTTGAGATTAGTGAGCTTCTCTGCTAACGTGTTAGGCCTAAGATGATTATCTCAAATCTTGGAGGTGTGAGGTGAAGCCTGGGTAAATGCAGATGGATAATACAATCCTCTTCTTGCTGCAgtttatgtaacacacactcccacataaacaagcaaatgcaaacacaacacaaacacactcaagcacacacatatttattttgaGAAAGCGTCTCTTGATCCTCAGCCTTGCAGAATTGTTTAGTGAATTCCTTTACACGAAAAACTAatacatgaaaaacactgaactgtgggcgtgtgtgtgtgtgtttgcgcatgtgtgtgtctctgtgcatgtgtgtgtgtgtgtgcactggtgGGCCCAAGGCGTCGATAGGTAGATCATTAAAAGTAAGAGAAGCTAATCCTGGGCGCATTAAGGGAGTTGGCTGTGAAATGGGCACACGCGTCGCGCAGCGAAAGAAAACAGGATAATTGAATTGACCTGGGTCACTGCACGGATTACCAGCGCGTCCTCGCCATCCCAagctcctccccctctctctgggGTTTAAGGGAAGGACCTTCTGGAAAGGgcaagaggagggaaaagagagagagtggaagaTGAGTGGggtaatgagagagagaagaaaaacagacgtaaaaaaaaaaaaggtggagaAGGCAGAGCATCCGTATGGGCTTCAGAGGGTTTGTCTGCTTAGATATAAGTGTCCTAAGATCCAGATTTAGTGACCTGCAGTAAGACCTTATTATGGTGAATTAAGTACATCTTGTCCTGAGcttcacagtctctctctcacacacacacacacacacacatgcaatacaCCCGCAATAGTAAATGCCACTATTAAGCCCATTGGCCAGTTCCATGGTTCCGTACTGTGGTAGAGGGTCGAGTTTTAGTCTGGCTATGGTGAAGCAGCCATTACCCAGAGAGGTGTTTTCTCACCTAAAGGTTAGAGGAAGTCTAGTGTTGCTGACGGTGTAGACTCTCCTGGTGTTAGCCAAAAGACAACCATTTATCCCAGCTTCaaagagggggaaggaggaaacaggagTCATCGCGAGGTTATCGGCTATTTGGGTGTCCTTCAGAGGGCACGCCTTGCCATTTAGAAGTAAAATATCATGTTACCAGTTGGCTTAGATGGCGTTTAAGAGTGGTAGTGTATGACAGGCAGGTTGTGTTTCGCTGTTGTGTGTTGAGTCAGTTTGCAGGAGGTGGTTTCTGCGTGTTTAGCGAAGGTTTGGGGGATTGTTGAGCAGGTTTAATGAGGGCGTTATTGGAGACTGCACAGGGGGCGGTGTGATGTTTTGGTTGTGGGAGTGCTCTTCTACTTCTATCATTGTGGTGCCGGTAAGTTCTTACAGTGAAAAGCTGTTAAAGTGAGgaatttctattttatttattggttTTGACCAAGTCAAAAATACACAGGATCTCTATGGGCTTATTGTCTGCTTAAGTCTTAAGGCTCCTTAAGTCTGGATTTTGTCACCTGCAGTAGAAGATCTGAATCAGATGTACTGGCATATGGAAGGGCCAAGGCATTAGAAAGTGATTTACAGTTCCATTTTAAGTTTCTAATAGCAACATTGCACAATGTTGCGACACAGGCCAGGGAGGCACATGCTCCGTGTGACACAGTTTGGATCTCTGGCCAACAAGTCAAGATTTCTGTCTGGTGatgaaacactggaaacacGAGCTAAcgcataaaataaaattaacttgATAATTAACAAGAGCAAGTACGATGAACAAAGATGGAACTTGACAATATCACCGTGATTGTTGGATTATCCCTCCAAATTACCAGGCCCACGCTGCACTGTTTCCTTGATGGCAGGTCTGCTATTGTCCTCTTTGGGCAATCAGATGCATCAAAGTAattacacattcattcattcattcgttccTTCACCACTCCTACTGGTGTGTGGGACAAGTTCACCCGAGCTAACAAAAAGCGAATTATTCCATTTTCAACGTAGCACACAAGGCAATGTTCGCATAATAAATCACGTAAAGGatttattgattatcaaaaaCCACCAACTGATTCTGTGCCCGTCGAGTAATGGAGCATTTTCgctgcagacattttggcttgtcacagcaggaaaggCACcggtgtaattaataacactAAGGATGGCTCTGCTAACAATGGCTCAGTTCCATTAAACCAAGACTACGTTGGCAGCCGTATACTGAGGTATGAAAATTGACGGTTATCATACTACATGCATTTGCTTGTCTATGATACTGATAGTTATTAAACAACATTACAGGTGTCACATCTGTCAGGACACACCACTTTGTGAAATTACAATAAACCTTCCGTTTTCACTCCTTTTATCATACTATGAAAATCTCACACCACTCCTAGCCGTGACGGTAATCCAGCAGGCACGGTGTCAGGACCCTGAATGTGACACGCCTAAAGAGAAGACAGCCGCCATTAGCGCcgttagttacacctgtgcatTTAATACTATGACGTGTCAAGATGGGAAACTCTAAATCCTTCATGCTTAGTGGGTAGGCGAACTGTACGCTGTGTCACcgcgtgcatgagtgtgtgtgtgtgtgtgtgcgtgtgtgtggcgGGGCTGTTGTCCCATGAAGTCCAGTTGTTGGTTTCCATGAAGGAATATGGTAGGTATAAAGGAAAAAGGGCACCTTCAGCCTGAGATTATCTTAATTGCTTCATTCTTTATTGATGAGAAGTGCcgactctctctgtctctctctctctctctctctctctctctctctctctctctctctctttactaTTAGAAAATGCTCATGTTACATACAGCACGGGGATGCTTGAGTTCGGATTTTCGCTGGATTATTCAGTAATATAAGGATAATATATAGCTGTGTAAAGGCTCAGTGTATTAGCGCGGAGCTGTTTCAAAGCGTTTTCATGAAAATGCCGTGTGGCCGTGTTGAcataaacagctgcaggaattaggatttgttttctttagatCCCCTTCCCTTGCAAACATCTGCTGCATTCACTTGATGTCATTATTGAGGCCACTAAGCGCTCaacttccttttctctctctcgctaaCGCTTGATCTCACTCTTTCTTCCGCTCAACTCGTCTGCTGACACAAATATTTGAAATCTCACATGTGAAtttggaaaaagaaatcagcGCCGCTTGCATTGCAGCGATCTGGGCATGTgcgtatacatatatatatatttctttttgcaCAATATCATATGACAGGTGACGATTTTTGAGGTGGGAGGTTTAAAATagtctctgcctctcctgcttATGTCGAAAACCTTTAAATAATTACCTGAAATTATTTTTAGTTTGCCCCCCCCGCTGCTTCTTCCAGACCTGGATTAAAAAGCGTCTGCAAATCAAAGGCGGAGTGTTTTGAAAATCCAGCATCtagctttttttaataaaataaaataaattaactcTTGAGTCAATCAACGGAAAATTAGTCGACAACCATTTTTCAGGATTCAGGATTTTTCAGGAATTTCTGACGTATGTTTCATAACAATAAACTGATCTGACTAAATCCCATAACCTTAAGACAGGTTTAAAAACTTCATTTAATTAACTTATGTCTGGTTGCGTTCTTGCTAAAATATGCTCCTCTAAACTGCCATGTCATGTGGAGGTCTTTTCTGAAGGGCAAAATATAAGGAAAACCACACGAAAGTCATGATTGACTATTTCTGTAAAAGTGTAATTTTGTCCACAAAGGcctcaccctctgctgtgtAAAGTTTGTACATTCACAGCTAGTATTTCTTTTATGAAAGAAGGTGTCACCTCTTCAAATGGTATGTCGTTTTGGAAGCCAGAACTCATTCGCTCCACAGCACCTCCACCCTCAGAGCGAGAAGAAGCCCGAGCTGGTGAAAACATGAGCTAACGATTGATTTCTTTCCTGCTTCCTTTATACTTTGGGGCAAACACCAACTTGATCTTTATCCCACATAATAACAGCACTGGaaatactttttgtttgttttttttccgctggtattaaaaacacacacgcgcacgcacacacacatccacggTGACCTTTAGTGGCAGCTTGGGGGATTTTGGCAATCCGGTACATGGCCGGTgtgatgttcacacacacacgcacacgcacacacacacacacagcttagaGCATCTGATTATGTAGACGTGAACAGTTCAATCACACGTGGGCTGTTCTTTCCATTTCCCTCTAGCTGTTGCACATTGATTACATCGAGAATCTTTTTTGAAATCCAACATCTTTATCtgactctcttcctctcctctctgtggccTCAGAGTTCCCCTCCTCAACCActaatacacactcacacacacacgcacgcaagcatgcacacagacacgcacaaaaaacaaaaaaaaaaaaaagtgaaatcattTTTCCGTCGAACcttttcctgtttatttcaGCGAGCTCGGGAGCGCCGCGCTTCGCGCTTCATGTTTTGGCTTGTTTGAGTTCAGACCTTCATCCTCCGGAGCTCCGGCGCCTCCTGGACTCACCTGGGGCCCGCAGACCGGCCCCTCGCAGAACTGCCCTCTAGCTTGCACTTCCGCAtaaactttctctctctttttttttccctctctctcactccctgcGCTCATCTCCCCAAGTCTCGGCAGTCTAAAGGTGAACACTTGAAATAATGAATCGGATCCCCCTTTCGCCCCCTTCCTCTCTGTATTCCAGTTAAGACTCTCCCCATAGTATTTGCACTTCATTAAACTTGAAATaggtttaatatttaaaacacCTGAACAGATTTCAACCCCCTCACCCCTCGCACACCTCtccacttttttctctccctaCTCCTCGCAGTCGGTTTTATAATCTACTCTCATATTTCCTCCCTAATTCACTCCTCCttcattaaaaaccaaaataGATTTAATATTTCAGACTGTGTGGACTTAATTTTTAACCCCTTTCTTCGTGGCTCGCCGCTTGACACGCTATGGGTTAGATAACTACATCGTGTTGAGGCCTCCCCCCTTCTCTtcactctttcactctcttttttttgtggctCCTGGTTCATCTTCCTCACTTTTTCCACAGTCAGTCTATTATCagttctgtctctcactgtctttgtaCTCCAGGCCTCGCTCTGTCTCCCCCACCCCCTATTTGCTCTGCCTCTTTGTCCTCTGACTGCACAGATGATTTCAGCCCTTTCCTCCCACCCTATTGACTTTTGTGGCCTGCTCACCCCACCTCCCTCAGTTTCCCctgctccctccatcctctccttccCCTTTTTTGTGccctgctgccacacacacactcatttccCCCCGGTCTCTCGGTTGTAGAAGGTTGAATGCTCTTTTTTGTCCGTTTGGGAATAGTGAGGAATGACTAAAATGCTGTTCTTTCCCcctttttgttcctctttctgtctcatgtCAGCCTCCTTCTCAGTCCctactacatttaaaaaaaagttccatTATCACCATGCTAACCAATCATTTCTCACCGCCCACCAGCCATCTTTGTCATATGACCTCACATCCTGCTGGACATTATGGGCAGTCCACCAGCTAAAAGCCCCTTCTCCTACTCCACCACGCcatcacaccacacacacattcacacaatttTTCACActcttgctgtctgtctttttctctcgcagcactctctctctccctctcagttCTCAATACTGACACCTGCTCTATTTATAATTATCTGGCTTTAAAAGAGCCATTTTGGACAGGAAGCTGCCCCCTCCCCACTCCTGACCGTGGCTCTTTTCCAGAACGTCAGCACCCCccacctctctgcctcctgccCCTGGAACAGGCCAGAGAAGAATTGTTGGgcggagatgaggaggagaagtgtgtatgtgtgtgtgtggtggtggggggggggggttaaagaTTAGCCATCCCACCCTGAGTGCACCTGGGTTGGGCCCATGTGTGTGCTTTAGTCAGCCACAGCCCACACACGTACTGTACACACTCACCCACTAACTTACACATAAGTATATAAACACTTGCATTCATAACACCTGCACACGTCCTGTAAAATATGTGTACAGCACAATCCCACACTTCACTTTAAGATGCATGTGTTTAAGCtctgtctacacacacacacacacacacacacacacacacatctcttgGCATTGATCGCTCAGGTCTAAGAATTAAACTACCCAGAATGCATCCTGACAGGATGTCCTGTTGGCACGGTGCAGGGGTAGGTGGGTCAGGAGGCTTCTGTGGTTGAAAATTCACAGCAGTACCCCCACAGCTAAATCCCCGCCCTCAAACgtcaacacgcacacacttcaaACCCATCGCAGACCTGAAATGTCGGTGCAGAGTTAAGAATGATTGCGGTTAACTTTGTagatcacacacatgcacacacatctataGATCCTCTGTAACTCACTTATTTATCCTAATGCAATTCAGTCTTGATGATACCTGAAGGTCTTTGGATCATTTTCCTTTGCTTCCCTGCTCACTTCCTAAAACAAACTTTATGGTTTTGTCTTATTCTAAAATTTTGGTCTCTGAAAATGAGTTCGATTAGACCCAAATCTGGGTTAAAACTGATTTCCAAAACACAATTTGCCTCTCAAACACTGTTATTCAGTCATCGAACCACCAGCAGGGCGTTTACATTTTCTCCCAAATTTGTTGCTGAAAGCATTGGAGATTTTAAAAGTCTGACAcaccaaaacatgcaaaaatattcatagtgcaacatgaaaaaagttGTCACTCCTATTGATTTCTGGGATAATCACGCACCAAGTTTTGCAACTACAGTTCCCACAATGCTTTGGGAGCTGTAAACAGGAGGCAGTTAATTAGCTGTGCGCTACGTGTTTATCGCTGTTTCCTTGCCTAtgtatgtttacattttggcaaggtggcaccattaaaagtatgcTGAATTAGCTGCTAGCAGTTCCTGTCTGCAGTGTACCCAGAGATGTGCAGACAATCAGCAGCTTAAAAAGATTCCCCGCCTCTCACAGTGTGAAAACCTCCAGTCGCTACATAAGTCTGAGGTGATTAACAGGAAAGGATGCACaaaatgatgtttatttttatctttcctTTTTGTATCTAACTTACTGGATTATTTAGTCTCCTCAAGCCTCTAAACATTACTCAGTCTTTGCAGTGGTTACAAACAGCCGACATATGCAACCTGTGACGGGCAGTCCCAAGCAGTCATAGCTTTCTTTTAAGTGTTGACGAGCCAAAGCGGCCCAGGAGCCTCTGATCTGGAGCCCAAAACTTCTTGCACACCGCTTTAAACCGATCTCACAAAAATCAAGCTATTTTTTCATGGAATATCTgcttgaaacaaaaaaaaccccaatacATTTGAGCtaggcctcctcctcctcctcctcttcgaCGAGAGAGCCGTGACAAGGCTCCTCTTTTGGAGATATGAGAAGATggagatgtgatgtgatgtgagcTAGGATGCCGCTCTCTTCGCTCCTCCAGTGATCTGATAGCCAGTAATGGGCCCTGTAGCTGTGAGCCTGGCAGCACTGCTCGCTGTGGCTTATGTGTCACACTGTGCCCAACATTCACCAAGAGTTAGTCGAGCGCAAGCAGCCGGGATATCGAGACtagtaaagtgtgtgtgtgtgtgcgagagagaaagagaggcagataTACACACTGGCAGACTGATTGACAGGAAGAAGTGGAAACTGTAACTTTTGTGAAGAGTTGAAAAAAAGGGGCTTTACAGTAAACCCACGGCTGGATTTGGgccgtctttctctctcattttcagtCAACCTGAAGTTcctctttcccagtctgtttaTTTTAGAAAGGTGGCTTTGTTCTGTTTACCGTACCCACTCCCTCGGCGGCCTCTGCCCCCGTCAGACCAGTTAGAAAAGGGGAGcgacgaggaagaggaggagggggtgggaggggaggaggggtgcATGATGTTTGGACAAACGGACAACCCGAACAGGATATAGAGGTCTACAGCCTGTGGGTGTGTCGGTTTGGCCGAGACGCagctcgcacacaaacacacacacacatgtgcatgcgcgcacacacacacacacacacacacacacagacacacacacaatcgtgGGAGTGTTCCCGCTGGAGGGCAAAGTCTCCCTTCCTCTTACACATTCattctctccttttccctccttcccttcattCCCCCTTTCCGCCGTCACACCCCTCCACACCTCCTTCCTTtagacctctctctctccttcatccCTCGTTCCTTCTCTTGTGACAAACCGCCCCTCCTCCTTTtgaaaggaggggaaaaaaagaaagtgttaAAGATACAGAAGAGTTGGCCAACAGCAATGAGAAACTAGGAGGGAGAGGCCAAAATCACCACAGGGGACAATTATGGCTTGGGCTGTGTACAtacaagtgtgtttgtgtgtacgtgtgtgtggttCTTTTTGGGTTTGATAGTTATAGAGGCGTTGAAGACAGTCCTGGAAGCCACTATCTGTCCTTCACAACTATTTgtcccctccttctctcctctatccctccttccctctgtctgtttggACCTTCCTTTCCATCCCGTCAATTCACACTGTCACTTCTGCTTTAACTCATCTCGTCCGCTGCAGCTACGGCTCCCGCTCGAGTACAGTATTGTGTTTTGGTTTCGCGTTGAGTCCATGGGCTTCAAATAAAGGCAGGGCTGTGGGTTACACTTCCTCATCAGTAGGATCTGTgactttctgtgtctctttctttgctTGTGTAAAACAGAACTTCCAGGTTCCAGGTCCTTTCATGAGAAAGGGGTCGCTCACGGTGACGAACTCCCATAGAaatatcacctgactctgcagttcccatCAGTTCTGTGGaactttttagcatctttcagctcgttgttttcctgcctgcaagcgtgctgttttggttcactctcatc
Proteins encoded:
- the zbtb46 gene encoding zinc finger and BTB domain-containing protein 46 isoform X2, whose translation is MNNRKEDMEIASHYRQLLRELNEQRQHGILCDACVIVDGKIFKAHKNVLLGSSRYFKTLYCQVKKGAEPHHQTTVTHLDIVTATGFKAILDFMYSAHLALTSKNVIEVMSAASYLQMTDIVQACHSFIKAALDISIRSEMADELADFEMGAVAAAGIGGGGGGGGGVGIPGAGGVVGAGIGGGGGGGGGIVGMASEALASIMSGRSTSPWLARRTSPANSSGDSAIASCHEGGSTYGKEDQEPPKSHESQEEACHDSQPAWPHDYRPVTVKEEQVSPASSSHPRDTPRGAAQSQGEQGAGGAAGGGVEGPWQPLSGSGRRKNRKNKDTVRHITQQAERNWDRERDRERDRDSRPGSPLPSMLAVAGWNYNGQEIPGADVTEPNSSDSRGERLDFFLKQEEALTTEPSYLGPSESEEAGGGAGGGAISSVANLKAALMSKNSLLSLRAEMMGDDNPLLYEYLPKGGHSLSLNDFTVIRKKFKCPYCSFSAMHQCILKRHMRSHTGERPYPCEICGKKFTRREHMKRHTLVHSKDKKYVCKVCSRVFMSAASVGIKHGSRRHGVCADCSGRGMAALLDHNGEVGGDISPEEELYPGDRFHDDQAECDGDGEGEEEMMVEGDGEMMGEGEEEGGKWKDSGMTAEAHGALDNEKEESDSSAQEGEQQNGSERDFAWIS